The Rattus rattus isolate New Zealand chromosome 16, Rrattus_CSIRO_v1, whole genome shotgun sequence genomic interval ATCATCTGCATTAATATTGATATTAGTGTTTTTTGTAGGTTAAATTTGAGGAGTTATCAGCTCATTTTGGCCTTCACATTTGCCATTGAGGAAATCAACAGGGACCCTCATCTTTTACCCAATACCTCTCTAGGATTTGatgttataaatattaataagggTGGAGACTACATGCTGAATGAAGTGACTGGTTGGCTCACAGGAATGAATAAAAGCATTCCCAATTACACATGTAAACCTAAGCACAAAGCTGTTGCTATAATTACAGGATCATACTGGACAACAACTGCAGGTATTGGGACACTACTCCAGCTCTACAAATATCCACAGGTGAGGAACATGCCTATGAGGAATATAGAAACCAGTATTAAACTGCTAATATATTAGGTGTTTCTACATGTAAATAAAAGAGACATACCTGCCACCTATCAAATGGTAGGTgtctggcattcgcttatgttgCCTGAGATACTTtgagatagagaagaggaaaaggttgCAGCCTATAGAGGGTGGTTAGACAATTGTGTCTTGACAGGGAGATtcaatatatttgtttaaaaaggaTATAGGTGTTTAAATACCAAGAACAAAATTTAGTCCCTACTAATCTTAAGTAGTGTCTTAGATCTACAGTTAAATCTATGTCAATGACtttgttcttgtttctgcttTGAAATTTTCCTCAGATATCTTTTGGACTGTTTGATACTTTTCTGAGTGACCGAAGCCAGTTCCCTTCTCTTTACCAGATAGCCACAAAGGACACATCATTGTCACTTGGCATTATTTCTTTGATGCTTCATTTCAGGTGGAATTGGGTTGGACTGATCCTTCTAGATAACCATAAAGCAATACAGATTCTCTCAGACTTCAGAGCAGAGATATACAGGAATAAGTTGTGCATAGCTTTTGTAAAGATAATGCCCGAAagttttacttttgaaaactaTGACAAGGAATCCCCAGAAACTCTCAAACTAATCATGGCATCATCTGCAaatgttgttattgtttatgATGACACTCAATCTTTACATGTTTTAATGCTAAATTTCATGGAACTGATAATAACATGGAAAGTATGGGTGATGAATTCACAATGGGACGTAAACAGTGGCATAGATTATTTTATGTTTGATTCTTTTCATGGTAGCCTTTTTTTTGCACACCACCACAATGAGATAcctaattttagaaaatatgttgAGTCATATAATCCTACCAAATACCCAAAAGACCCTATTCTTGGTTTTTTatggaataaatatttcaattGCTCCATTTCTAAACCTGATTGTAAAATATTGGATAACTGTCTTCCCAATGTTTCCTTAAAATTATTGCCTGCAAATTCATGGATTATGAAAATGCCTGAGGAGAGTTACAATATATATAATTCTGTATATGCTGTGGCTCACAGTCTCCATGAGATGACTGTCAAAGAAATACAATTTCAATCTCATCAAAATTTTGACAACATTAACATATGGGAGGTAATTTCTCTTGCCATGCATTTTAATAATACCACTGTTCTGTTCCAAATGTATTAAACTcactaattatatttttatactttgtgACAGATTTTAGAAAAAGAGGATATGACAGGCTCTATGCCATGTCTTCTCTAAAGTTATTGCAgacaaatgttttgttttctatgctgAACAGGCTCAAAACAGGGATTATGTGTATGTCAATATCGATTTCCTGTTACAAATAACTACAGAATTGGACTATAGTTACATACTTGATTTGAAACCACATTATCTCTAAGTGCATTTCTGAACAGATAGGAGAACTAGACCCTAATTGTTACTGGGTACCAGACCCTTAAAGTTCAAATGCTGAAGCAATGGCTATGTTACCTAAGGAAACATTTTCATACGCTTTAAAAGtcaaaaccaaaatatacaaactaaattgaatatttttcttaaataatcagAGGTGTCTTGCATCTGAAAATTGTGCAGACTTGCTTCAGTAAATATTCCTTGTTTAgtctgtttcttatttgtttgagtgtgtgaATCAATGCATTGTTTCGATAGTAACTTCCAGTCTAAAAATATTATGATCATGTCATTTCTGAGCTTTCATCATAATAATCAGAAATTGATTGTTTTAGCTTGCATTTCTTATCAGCAATTAATGTTCATAAGAGAATTTTCTTCATTGGGGACTCTTGAACATTTCTGGGAATAAATATATCATAATGTTCCTCATGTCTTTTAGCTTAACACTTTTCTGAAGAatgtcaattttaaaaatggtgttGGAGACCAAATAGTTTTGGATACACAAAGGAAATTGGATGGGGAATATGATATTCTCAATTTCTGGAATTTCCCGAAAGGTCTCAGACAAAACATGAAAGTTGGATCATTTTCTCCAAAAGCTCCACAGGGTCAACAACTGGTTTTGTCTGACTCTATGATACAGTGGGCTATAGGATTTATGGAGGTGTGTTGGACCATATCTCAATGCAGTGCTTGTTACATTAAAAGTATTTGTGGATGTAACAATGTGTGGTTCATTCTCAGCACcaatatgtaaaaacaaaatctatcaACATGGAGAAGTTTTTGTTGCCTTATTCTGaagaataatttgttttgtgcatttctcCATGAGCAATTATTTCAAGCTATAAATACAGTGTCTGTTTAGTGCTTCTAGCCCCTGTGCTGACAGCATGCTAACAAGATAATTTGTTTGAATCCAGATTAGAAAATATAACTGCATGGTCATTTGGCCTTTTGTGTTCATGCTTCTGACATTGTACAGTGGCATGGAGAGTACATGTTCATGAGTTaactatatttcctcctgtggcaATAGGAAGCAACTGTTCAATCTATCAAAAACACACAGCAGAGGGAAGCAACTTAAGAACATAGACTTTAGAGTCTCATGTGACAGCAGCAGCCTATCAAGATTCAGCTAGTCATGGCTTCAGGGTTTTGAAAAAgtgatttacatttctttatacGTCAGGACGTAGCTTGAAATGAATGCTCCTCTTCACAgccattctcttttttcttcaagAATCATAATGTAGATTATTTTTCACAAGGATGCAAAACttgtttttattgtaattatGAATGCTTTCAAATCTATATTCCAATAGATATTAACTGTTAATATTATAGAAAGTTCGCTCTCTTTAGTGATTAGGAAGTACATAGTTGGATTGGGATGGCATTCAACTTGCCATTTAAGACAGGTATTCAGTGACTTCATTATTTCGCCTCACTTCTTACACTCCCacaattcttcagagatttgTTGCATCTAGATGATAGTTTTAATAAACTTAACTTTGTTGGGTATTATAAAGTCAGACTAGAAGCACAAGAATAATaatctatatatatattctcacttAATACTGAATTATAATGTTTTTAGTGTCGTAAACCTATACACTCCTGAATGTTTTCACTTTTGTATTTAATTCTTAGCTGCCTCGCTCAGTGTGCAGTGAGAGTTGTGTACCAGGGTTCAGAAAATCCTCCCAGGAGGGAAAGGCTGACTGTTGCTATGATTGCACTCCTTGTGGGGACAATGAGATTTCCAATGAAACAGGTAAATGTCAATGGGGGAAGATACCAATTATTCAGAGTGTCCTGCACTGTCTAAGCACATGGAGAAAATTCTGTGAAGGGACAGCACACAGATAAGTCCTATTCTActttcatttaaaagtaaaaaaaaattcagttcacTGTATCATGACTTCAAATAGCATTCTAGCCATTAAAATTTATACTTGATCATTATTTGGTTCTTGCAAGGTATTGTTGCCCTCAGAGAATCTCTTTGTTCATGCCAGAATATTACACTTCATTTTACCATGGCATTTAACATGAAGAGAATAAGTTATCAAATTTCCAtgattttgaaaacatatttaa includes:
- the LOC116885883 gene encoding vomeronasal type-2 receptor 116-like; translated protein: MLCIICINIDISVFCRLNLRSYQLILAFTFAIEEINRDPHLLPNTSLGFDVININKGGDYMLNEVTGWLTGMNKSIPNYTCKPKHKAVAIITGSYWTTTAGIGTLLQLYKYPQISFGLFDTFLSDRSQFPSLYQIATKDTSLSLGIISLMLHFRWNWVGLILLDNHKAIQILSDFRAEIYRNKLCIAFVKIMPESFTFENYDKESPETLKLIMASSANVVIVYDDTQSLHVLMLNFMELIITWKVWVMNSQWDVNSGIDYFMFDSFHGSLFFAHHHNEIPNFRKYVESYNPTKYPKDPILGFLWNKYFNCSISKPDCKILDNCLPNVSLKLLPANSWIMKMPEESYNIYNSVYAVAHSLHEMTVKEIQFQSHQNFDNINIWELNTFLKNVNFKNGVGDQIVLDTQRKLDGEYDILNFWNFPKGLRQNMKVGSFSPKAPQGQQLVLSDSMIQWAIGFMELPRSVCSESCVPGFRKSSQEGKADCCYDCTPCGDNEISNETDADSCMKCPESHYANIQRNYCLQKSATFLAYEDTLGMALTCMALGFFVLTAGILGVFVKHHHTPIVKANNQSLTYILLVTLTFCFLCPLLFIGNPNPATCILQQSTFGLLFTVALSTVLAKTVTVVLAFKVTVPGRIVRWLMISKAPNFIIPIGTTIQLALTGIWLGTSPPFVDSDAHSEHGHIIILCNKGSVVAFHCVLGYLCCLALGSYVMAYFSMKLPDTFNEAKFLTFSMLMFCSVWVTFLPVYHSTKGKVMVAMEAFSVFVSSAALLGCIFVPKCYIILLRPDRNSFHCVRHKAHSRGKVHLSN